The Nymphalis io chromosome 14, ilAglIoxx1.1, whole genome shotgun sequence genome has a segment encoding these proteins:
- the LOC126773240 gene encoding tropomyosin-1, isoforms 33/34 isoform X4: MSASAPHAHGRTPVRRRGHQHHPRLRGDRLPAPSSPANTTPSKRVTLDTQTDDVVPCVNSVSESQELTRTNSDDALSNRSILEDSNIDDDEIEFDIRITGADSNGSSDDDFSFREERSAGDGAEVTALASDISDDDPETAELAKLRCPSECTEVLAARENRRRRRCADYPGLAFGSSIFSSDTMMKFSIIKNELQNIKNTALKRAESEVAALNRRIQLLEEDLERSEERLATATAKLAEASQAADESERARKVLENRSLADEERMDALENQLKEARFLAEEADKKYDEVARKLAMVEADLERAEERAESGESKIVELEEELRVVGNNLKSLEVSEEKATQREESYEGQVKVLDAQLKEAEARAEFAERSVQKLQKEVDRLEDDLINEKEKFNDIGDDIDDTVVELIPGVDMTERQVEAAKRALEKKMNAPAPPPKEPTPPPPPPKEPTPPPPPPPKEPTPPPPPPAEPAPEPAPEPAPAPEPAPAPAEGESAPAADPPAEGAPEAAAPAE, from the exons ATGTCCGCGTCCGCGCCCCACGCCCACGGGCGCACCCCCGTGCGGCGCAGGGGGCATCAACACCACCCGCGGCTGAGGGGCGACCGTTTACCCGCCCCCAGCTCGCCCGCAAACACTACTCCGTCCAAACGTGTGACCTTAGACACTCAAACAGACGATGTTGTGCCTTGTGTCAATAGTGTTAGTGAATCTCAAGAATTGACAAGGACGAATAGTGACGATGCACTTTCGAATCGAAGCATACTCGAGGACTCGAATATCGATGATGATGAAATTGAATTTGATATTAGGATCACCGGTGCAGACTCGAATGGAAGTTCGGATGACGACTTTTCCTTTAGAGAGGAGAGATCAGCGGGTGACGGTGCAGAGGTAACGGCGTTAGCCTCTGATATATCAGATGATGATCCCGAGACTGCGGAACTAGCAAAACTCAGATGTCCTAGTGAATGTACTGAAGTTTTGGCCGCCAGGGAAAATCGGAGAAGGCGAAGATGTGCCGACTATCCGGGACTCGCGTTCGGAAGTTCCATATTCTCTTCAGATACAATGATGAAATTTTCTATCATCAAGAATGAGTTGCAGAATATTAAGAATACTGCATTGAAAAGG GCCGAATCCGAAGTTGCTGCGCTCAATCGACGCATCCAACTGCTCGAGGAAGACTTGGAGAGGTCAGAGGAACGTCTCGCGACCGCAACCGCTAAGCTCGCGGAGGCTAGCCAGGCCGCCGATGAGTCGGAACG TGCCCGCAAGGTCCTGGAGAACAGGTCATTGGCAGATGAAGAGCGTATGGATGCCCTGGAAAATCAGTTGAAGGAGGCCAGGTTCCTGGCTGAAGAAGCTGACAAGAAATACGATGAG GTAGCTCGTAAGCTGGCCATGGTTGAGGCTGACCTGGAGCGCGCGGAAGAACGCGCCGAATCTGGTGAATC CAAAATCGTCGAGCTTGAAGAAGAGCTCCGCGTTGTCGGTAACAACCTGAAATCCCTGGAAGTCTCTGAGGAGAAG GCGACACAAAGAGAAGAATCCTACGAGGGTCAGGTGAAGGTGCTCGACGCGCAGCTCAAAGAG GCTGAAGCTCGTGCTGAATTTGCCGAGCGCTCTGTCCAGAAACTCCAGAAGGAGGTCGACAGGCTTgaag ATGACCTGATCAACGAGAAGGAGAAGTTCAATGACATCGGAGACGACATCGACGACACTGTCGTGGAACTGATTCCGGGGGTGGACATGACGGAGCGGCAAGTGGAAGCGGCGAAGAGAGCGCTCGAGAAAAAGATGAACGCTCCAGCCCCACCACCGAAGGAGCCTACTCCTCCCCCACCGCCGCCCAAGGAACCGACTCCTCCTCCTCCACCACCACCCAAGGAGCCTACACCTCCTCCTCCTCCCCCGGCGGAGCCTGCTCCCGAGCCCGCCCCGGAACCCGCACCCGCACCAGAACCTGCACCCGCTCCTGCCGAGGGTGAATCGGCTCCGGCTGCAGATCCACCGGCCGAAGGCGCCCCTGAGGCCGCGGCTCCAGCTGAATAA
- the LOC126773240 gene encoding uncharacterized protein LOC126773240 isoform X27 gives MSASAPHAHGRTPVRRRGHQHHPRLRGDRLPAPSSPANTTPSKRVTLDTQTDDVVPCVNSVSESQELTRTNSDDALSNRSILEDSNIDDDEIEFDIRITGADSNGSSDDDFSFREERSAGDGAEVTALASDISDDDPETAELAKLRCPSECTEVLAARENRRRRRCADYPGLAFGSSIFSSDTMMKFSIIKNELQNIKNTALKRAESEVAALNRRIQLLEEDLERSEERLATATAKLAEASQAADESERIRKALENRTNMEDDRVAILEAQLSQAKLIAEESDKKYEEVARKLAMVEADLERAEERAESGESYAPHYTRITGRMRAAHMQAHTSHNDYNNALDST, from the exons ATGTCCGCGTCCGCGCCCCACGCCCACGGGCGCACCCCCGTGCGGCGCAGGGGGCATCAACACCACCCGCGGCTGAGGGGCGACCGTTTACCCGCCCCCAGCTCGCCCGCAAACACTACTCCGTCCAAACGTGTGACCTTAGACACTCAAACAGACGATGTTGTGCCTTGTGTCAATAGTGTTAGTGAATCTCAAGAATTGACAAGGACGAATAGTGACGATGCACTTTCGAATCGAAGCATACTCGAGGACTCGAATATCGATGATGATGAAATTGAATTTGATATTAGGATCACCGGTGCAGACTCGAATGGAAGTTCGGATGACGACTTTTCCTTTAGAGAGGAGAGATCAGCGGGTGACGGTGCAGAGGTAACGGCGTTAGCCTCTGATATATCAGATGATGATCCCGAGACTGCGGAACTAGCAAAACTCAGATGTCCTAGTGAATGTACTGAAGTTTTGGCCGCCAGGGAAAATCGGAGAAGGCGAAGATGTGCCGACTATCCGGGACTCGCGTTCGGAAGTTCCATATTCTCTTCAGATACAATGATGAAATTTTCTATCATCAAGAATGAGTTGCAGAATATTAAGAATACTGCATTGAAAAGG GCCGAATCCGAAGTTGCTGCGCTCAATCGACGCATCCAACTGCTCGAGGAAGACTTGGAGAGGTCAGAGGAACGTCTCGCGACCGCAACCGCTAAGCTCGCGGAGGCTAGCCAGGCCGCCGATGAGTCGGAACG AATACGCAAGGCGCTGGAGAACCGAACCAACATGGAGGACGATCGCGTCGCCATTTTGGAAGCCCAACTCTCACAGGCAAAACTCATCGCCGAGGAGTCGGACAAGAAATACGAAGAG GTAGCTCGTAAGCTGGCCATGGTTGAGGCTGACCTGGAGCGCGCGGAAGAACGCGCCGAATCTGGTGAATC ATATGCACCGCATTACACCAGAATTACTGGCCGTATGCGTGCCGCACATATGCAAGCGCACACATCACATAACGATTATAATAACGCACTAGATAGCACTtag
- the LOC126773240 gene encoding tropomyosin-2 isoform X13, which yields MSASAPHAHGRTPVRRRGHQHHPRLRGDRLPAPSSPANTTPSKRVTLDTQTDDVVPCVNSVSESQELTRTNSDDALSNRSILEDSNIDDDEIEFDIRITGADSNGSSDDDFSFREERSAGDGAEVTALASDISDDDPETAELAKLRCPSECTEVLAARENRRRRRCADYPGLAFGSSIFSSDTMMKFSIIKNELQNIKNTALKRAESEVAALNRRIQLLEEDLERSEERLATATAKLAEASQAADESERARKVLENRSLADEERMDALENQLKEARFLAEEADKKYDEVARKLAMVEADLERAEERAESGESKIVELEEELRVVGNNLKSLEVSEEKAMASREHVEDKIHSLSQKLTQAEARAEFAERSVQKLQKEVDRLEDELVAEKEKYKDIGDDLDTAFVELILKD from the exons ATGTCCGCGTCCGCGCCCCACGCCCACGGGCGCACCCCCGTGCGGCGCAGGGGGCATCAACACCACCCGCGGCTGAGGGGCGACCGTTTACCCGCCCCCAGCTCGCCCGCAAACACTACTCCGTCCAAACGTGTGACCTTAGACACTCAAACAGACGATGTTGTGCCTTGTGTCAATAGTGTTAGTGAATCTCAAGAATTGACAAGGACGAATAGTGACGATGCACTTTCGAATCGAAGCATACTCGAGGACTCGAATATCGATGATGATGAAATTGAATTTGATATTAGGATCACCGGTGCAGACTCGAATGGAAGTTCGGATGACGACTTTTCCTTTAGAGAGGAGAGATCAGCGGGTGACGGTGCAGAGGTAACGGCGTTAGCCTCTGATATATCAGATGATGATCCCGAGACTGCGGAACTAGCAAAACTCAGATGTCCTAGTGAATGTACTGAAGTTTTGGCCGCCAGGGAAAATCGGAGAAGGCGAAGATGTGCCGACTATCCGGGACTCGCGTTCGGAAGTTCCATATTCTCTTCAGATACAATGATGAAATTTTCTATCATCAAGAATGAGTTGCAGAATATTAAGAATACTGCATTGAAAAGG GCCGAATCCGAAGTTGCTGCGCTCAATCGACGCATCCAACTGCTCGAGGAAGACTTGGAGAGGTCAGAGGAACGTCTCGCGACCGCAACCGCTAAGCTCGCGGAGGCTAGCCAGGCCGCCGATGAGTCGGAACG TGCCCGCAAGGTCCTGGAGAACAGGTCATTGGCAGATGAAGAGCGTATGGATGCCCTGGAAAATCAGTTGAAGGAGGCCAGGTTCCTGGCTGAAGAAGCTGACAAGAAATACGATGAG GTAGCTCGTAAGCTGGCCATGGTTGAGGCTGACCTGGAGCGCGCGGAAGAACGCGCCGAATCTGGTGAATC CAAAATCGTCGAGCTTGAAGAAGAGCTCCGCGTTGTCGGTAACAACCTGAAATCCCTGGAAGTCTCTGAGGAGAAG GCGATGGCGTCCCGCGAACACGTCGAGGATAAGATACACAGCCTCTCGCAGAAACTCACGCAA GCTGAAGCTCGTGCTGAATTTGCCGAGCGCTCTGTCCAGAAACTCCAGAAGGAGGTCGACAGGCTTgaag ACGAACTTGTTGCCGAAAAGGAGAAGTACAAGGACATCGGAGACGACCTGGACACTGCCTTCGTGGAGCTTATCCTCAAGGACTAA
- the LOC126773240 gene encoding tropomyosin isoform X10 — protein MSASAPHAHGRTPVRRRGHQHHPRLRGDRLPAPSSPANTTPSKRVTLDTQTDDVVPCVNSVSESQELTRTNSDDALSNRSILEDSNIDDDEIEFDIRITGADSNGSSDDDFSFREERSAGDGAEVTALASDISDDDPETAELAKLRCPSECTEVLAARENRRRRRCADYPGLAFGSSIFSSDTMMKFSIIKNELQNIKNTALKRAESEVAALNRRIQLLEEDLERSEERLATATAKLAEASQAADESERARKVLENRSLADEERMDALENQLKEARFLAEEADKKYDEVARKLAMVEADLERAEERAESGESKIVELEEELRVVGNNLKSLEVSEEKANQREEEYKNQIKTLTTRLKEAEARAEFAERSVQKLQKEVDRLEDDLISGKELFHEMGTELDVAFKELGIPRAVGRVCDRCTCCH, from the exons ATGTCCGCGTCCGCGCCCCACGCCCACGGGCGCACCCCCGTGCGGCGCAGGGGGCATCAACACCACCCGCGGCTGAGGGGCGACCGTTTACCCGCCCCCAGCTCGCCCGCAAACACTACTCCGTCCAAACGTGTGACCTTAGACACTCAAACAGACGATGTTGTGCCTTGTGTCAATAGTGTTAGTGAATCTCAAGAATTGACAAGGACGAATAGTGACGATGCACTTTCGAATCGAAGCATACTCGAGGACTCGAATATCGATGATGATGAAATTGAATTTGATATTAGGATCACCGGTGCAGACTCGAATGGAAGTTCGGATGACGACTTTTCCTTTAGAGAGGAGAGATCAGCGGGTGACGGTGCAGAGGTAACGGCGTTAGCCTCTGATATATCAGATGATGATCCCGAGACTGCGGAACTAGCAAAACTCAGATGTCCTAGTGAATGTACTGAAGTTTTGGCCGCCAGGGAAAATCGGAGAAGGCGAAGATGTGCCGACTATCCGGGACTCGCGTTCGGAAGTTCCATATTCTCTTCAGATACAATGATGAAATTTTCTATCATCAAGAATGAGTTGCAGAATATTAAGAATACTGCATTGAAAAGG GCCGAATCCGAAGTTGCTGCGCTCAATCGACGCATCCAACTGCTCGAGGAAGACTTGGAGAGGTCAGAGGAACGTCTCGCGACCGCAACCGCTAAGCTCGCGGAGGCTAGCCAGGCCGCCGATGAGTCGGAACG TGCCCGCAAGGTCCTGGAGAACAGGTCATTGGCAGATGAAGAGCGTATGGATGCCCTGGAAAATCAGTTGAAGGAGGCCAGGTTCCTGGCTGAAGAAGCTGACAAGAAATACGATGAG GTAGCTCGTAAGCTGGCCATGGTTGAGGCTGACCTGGAGCGCGCGGAAGAACGCGCCGAATCTGGTGAATC CAAAATCGTCGAGCTTGAAGAAGAGCTCCGCGTTGTCGGTAACAACCTGAAATCCCTGGAAGTCTCTGAGGAGAAG GCCAACCAACGTGAAGAGGAGTACAAAAATCAGATCAAAACCCTCACCACCCGCCTAAAGGAG GCTGAAGCTCGTGCTGAATTTGCCGAGCGCTCTGTCCAGAAACTCCAGAAGGAGGTCGACAGGCTTgaag ACGATCTGATCTCCGGCAAGGAGCTATTCCACGAAATGGGCACGGAGTTGGATGTGGCGTTCAAGGAACTGGGCATACCGCGGGCCGTGGGCCGAGTCTGCGACCGCTGCACGTGCTGCCACTGA
- the LOC126773240 gene encoding tropomyosin isoform X12 has protein sequence MSASAPHAHGRTPVRRRGHQHHPRLRGDRLPAPSSPANTTPSKRVTLDTQTDDVVPCVNSVSESQELTRTNSDDALSNRSILEDSNIDDDEIEFDIRITGADSNGSSDDDFSFREERSAGDGAEVTALASDISDDDPETAELAKLRCPSECTEVLAARENRRRRRCADYPGLAFGSSIFSSDTMMKFSIIKNELQNIKNTALKRAESEVAALNRRIQLLEEDLERSEERLATATAKLAEASQAADESERARKVLENRSLADEERMDALENQLKEARFLAEEADKKYDEVARKLAMVEADLERAEERAESGESKIVELEEELRVVGNNLKSLEVSEEKATQREESYEGQVKVLDAQLKEAEARAEFAERSVQKLQKEVDRLEDDLISGKELFHEMGTELDVAFKELGIPRAVGRVCDRCTCCH, from the exons ATGTCCGCGTCCGCGCCCCACGCCCACGGGCGCACCCCCGTGCGGCGCAGGGGGCATCAACACCACCCGCGGCTGAGGGGCGACCGTTTACCCGCCCCCAGCTCGCCCGCAAACACTACTCCGTCCAAACGTGTGACCTTAGACACTCAAACAGACGATGTTGTGCCTTGTGTCAATAGTGTTAGTGAATCTCAAGAATTGACAAGGACGAATAGTGACGATGCACTTTCGAATCGAAGCATACTCGAGGACTCGAATATCGATGATGATGAAATTGAATTTGATATTAGGATCACCGGTGCAGACTCGAATGGAAGTTCGGATGACGACTTTTCCTTTAGAGAGGAGAGATCAGCGGGTGACGGTGCAGAGGTAACGGCGTTAGCCTCTGATATATCAGATGATGATCCCGAGACTGCGGAACTAGCAAAACTCAGATGTCCTAGTGAATGTACTGAAGTTTTGGCCGCCAGGGAAAATCGGAGAAGGCGAAGATGTGCCGACTATCCGGGACTCGCGTTCGGAAGTTCCATATTCTCTTCAGATACAATGATGAAATTTTCTATCATCAAGAATGAGTTGCAGAATATTAAGAATACTGCATTGAAAAGG GCCGAATCCGAAGTTGCTGCGCTCAATCGACGCATCCAACTGCTCGAGGAAGACTTGGAGAGGTCAGAGGAACGTCTCGCGACCGCAACCGCTAAGCTCGCGGAGGCTAGCCAGGCCGCCGATGAGTCGGAACG TGCCCGCAAGGTCCTGGAGAACAGGTCATTGGCAGATGAAGAGCGTATGGATGCCCTGGAAAATCAGTTGAAGGAGGCCAGGTTCCTGGCTGAAGAAGCTGACAAGAAATACGATGAG GTAGCTCGTAAGCTGGCCATGGTTGAGGCTGACCTGGAGCGCGCGGAAGAACGCGCCGAATCTGGTGAATC CAAAATCGTCGAGCTTGAAGAAGAGCTCCGCGTTGTCGGTAACAACCTGAAATCCCTGGAAGTCTCTGAGGAGAAG GCGACACAAAGAGAAGAATCCTACGAGGGTCAGGTGAAGGTGCTCGACGCGCAGCTCAAAGAG GCTGAAGCTCGTGCTGAATTTGCCGAGCGCTCTGTCCAGAAACTCCAGAAGGAGGTCGACAGGCTTgaag ACGATCTGATCTCCGGCAAGGAGCTATTCCACGAAATGGGCACGGAGTTGGATGTGGCGTTCAAGGAACTGGGCATACCGCGGGCCGTGGGCCGAGTCTGCGACCGCTGCACGTGCTGCCACTGA
- the LOC126773240 gene encoding tropomyosin isoform X19 has protein sequence MSASAPHAHGRTPVRRRGHQHHPRLRGDRLPAPSSPANTTPSKRVTLDTQTDDVVPCVNSVSESQELTRTNSDDALSNRSILEDSNIDDDEIEFDIRITGADSNGSSDDDFSFREERSAGDGAEVTALASDISDDDPETAELAKLRCPSECTEVLAARENRRRRRCADYPGLAFGSSIFSSDTMMKFSIIKNELQNIKNTALKRAESEVAALNRRIQLLEEDLERSEERLATATAKLAEASQAADESERIRKALENRTNMEDDRVAILEAQLSQAKLIAEESDKKYEEVARKLVLMEQDLERAEERAEQSECKIVELEEELRVVGNNLKSLEVSEEKATQREESYEGQVKVLDAQLKEAEARAEFAERSVQKLQKEVDRLEDDLVAEREKSKVLQEEMEATLHDIQNM, from the exons ATGTCCGCGTCCGCGCCCCACGCCCACGGGCGCACCCCCGTGCGGCGCAGGGGGCATCAACACCACCCGCGGCTGAGGGGCGACCGTTTACCCGCCCCCAGCTCGCCCGCAAACACTACTCCGTCCAAACGTGTGACCTTAGACACTCAAACAGACGATGTTGTGCCTTGTGTCAATAGTGTTAGTGAATCTCAAGAATTGACAAGGACGAATAGTGACGATGCACTTTCGAATCGAAGCATACTCGAGGACTCGAATATCGATGATGATGAAATTGAATTTGATATTAGGATCACCGGTGCAGACTCGAATGGAAGTTCGGATGACGACTTTTCCTTTAGAGAGGAGAGATCAGCGGGTGACGGTGCAGAGGTAACGGCGTTAGCCTCTGATATATCAGATGATGATCCCGAGACTGCGGAACTAGCAAAACTCAGATGTCCTAGTGAATGTACTGAAGTTTTGGCCGCCAGGGAAAATCGGAGAAGGCGAAGATGTGCCGACTATCCGGGACTCGCGTTCGGAAGTTCCATATTCTCTTCAGATACAATGATGAAATTTTCTATCATCAAGAATGAGTTGCAGAATATTAAGAATACTGCATTGAAAAGG GCCGAATCCGAAGTTGCTGCGCTCAATCGACGCATCCAACTGCTCGAGGAAGACTTGGAGAGGTCAGAGGAACGTCTCGCGACCGCAACCGCTAAGCTCGCGGAGGCTAGCCAGGCCGCCGATGAGTCGGAACG AATACGCAAGGCGCTGGAGAACCGAACCAACATGGAGGACGATCGCGTCGCCATTTTGGAAGCCCAACTCTCACAGGCAAAACTCATCGCCGAGGAGTCGGACAAGAAATACGAAGAG GTGGCGCGCAAGCTCGTGCTGATGGAGCAGGACCTCGAGCGGGCCGAGGAGCGCGCTGAGCAGAGCGAGTG CAAAATCGTCGAGCTTGAAGAAGAGCTCCGCGTTGTCGGTAACAACCTGAAATCCCTGGAAGTCTCTGAGGAGAAG GCGACACAAAGAGAAGAATCCTACGAGGGTCAGGTGAAGGTGCTCGACGCGCAGCTCAAAGAG GCTGAAGCTCGTGCTGAATTTGCCGAGCGCTCTGTCCAGAAACTCCAGAAGGAGGTCGACAGGCTTgaag ACGATCTGGTGGCCGAGCGCGAAAAGAGCAAGGTCCTGCAGGAGGAGATGGAGGCCACGCTCCACGACATTCAGAACATGTGA
- the LOC126773240 gene encoding tropomyosin-1, isoforms 9A/A/B isoform X24: MTTNMQQGTILDVLKKKMRQTKEEMEKYKDECEEYHKRLQVEIMRREEAESEVAALNRRIQLLEEDLERSEERLATATAKLAEASQAADESERARKVLENRSLADEERMDALENQLKEARFLAEEADKKYDEVARKLAMVEADLERAEERAESGESKIVELEEELRVVGNNLKSLEVSEEKANQREEEYKNQIKTLTTRLKEAEARAEFAERSVQKLQKEVDRLEDDLINEKEKFNDIGDDIDDTVVELIPGVDMTERQVEAAKRALEKKMNAPAPPPKEPTPPPPPPKEPTPPPPPPPKEPTPPPPPPAEPAPEPAPEPAPAPEPAPAPAEGESAPAADPPAEGAPEAAAPAE; this comes from the exons ATGACGACAAATATGCAGCAAGGAACCATTTTGGATGTACTGAAGAAGAAAATGCGTCAAACAAAAGAGGAAATGGAGAAATATAAGGACGAATGCGAGGAGTATCATAAACGATTACAAGTTGAAATAATGCGGAGAGAAGAA GCCGAATCCGAAGTTGCTGCGCTCAATCGACGCATCCAACTGCTCGAGGAAGACTTGGAGAGGTCAGAGGAACGTCTCGCGACCGCAACCGCTAAGCTCGCGGAGGCTAGCCAGGCCGCCGATGAGTCGGAACG TGCCCGCAAGGTCCTGGAGAACAGGTCATTGGCAGATGAAGAGCGTATGGATGCCCTGGAAAATCAGTTGAAGGAGGCCAGGTTCCTGGCTGAAGAAGCTGACAAGAAATACGATGAG GTAGCTCGTAAGCTGGCCATGGTTGAGGCTGACCTGGAGCGCGCGGAAGAACGCGCCGAATCTGGTGAATC CAAAATCGTCGAGCTTGAAGAAGAGCTCCGCGTTGTCGGTAACAACCTGAAATCCCTGGAAGTCTCTGAGGAGAAG GCCAACCAACGTGAAGAGGAGTACAAAAATCAGATCAAAACCCTCACCACCCGCCTAAAGGAG GCTGAAGCTCGTGCTGAATTTGCCGAGCGCTCTGTCCAGAAACTCCAGAAGGAGGTCGACAGGCTTgaag ATGACCTGATCAACGAGAAGGAGAAGTTCAATGACATCGGAGACGACATCGACGACACTGTCGTGGAACTGATTCCGGGGGTGGACATGACGGAGCGGCAAGTGGAAGCGGCGAAGAGAGCGCTCGAGAAAAAGATGAACGCTCCAGCCCCACCACCGAAGGAGCCTACTCCTCCCCCACCGCCGCCCAAGGAACCGACTCCTCCTCCTCCACCACCACCCAAGGAGCCTACACCTCCTCCTCCTCCCCCGGCGGAGCCTGCTCCCGAGCCCGCCCCGGAACCCGCACCCGCACCAGAACCTGCACCCGCTCCTGCCGAGGGTGAATCGGCTCCGGCTGCAGATCCACCGGCCGAAGGCGCCCCTGAGGCCGCGGCTCCAGCTGAATAA
- the LOC126773240 gene encoding tropomyosin-1, isoforms 9A/A/B isoform X25 codes for MTTNMQQGTILDVLKKKMRQTKEEMEKYKDECEEYHKRLQVEIMRREEAESEVAALNRRIQLLEEDLERSEERLATATAKLAEASQAADESERIRKALENRTNMEDDRVAILEAQLSQAKLIAEESDKKYEEVARKLAMVEADLERAEERAESGESKIVELEEELRVVGNNLKSLEVSEEKANQREEEYKNQIKTLTTRLKEAEARAEFAERSVQKLQKEVDRLEDDLINEKEKFNDIGDDIDDTVVELIPGVDMTERQVEAAKRALEKKMNAPAPPPKEPTPPPPPPKEPTPPPPPPPKEPTPPPPPPAEPAPEPAPEPAPAPEPAPAPAEGESAPAADPPAEGAPEAAAPAE; via the exons ATGACGACAAATATGCAGCAAGGAACCATTTTGGATGTACTGAAGAAGAAAATGCGTCAAACAAAAGAGGAAATGGAGAAATATAAGGACGAATGCGAGGAGTATCATAAACGATTACAAGTTGAAATAATGCGGAGAGAAGAA GCCGAATCCGAAGTTGCTGCGCTCAATCGACGCATCCAACTGCTCGAGGAAGACTTGGAGAGGTCAGAGGAACGTCTCGCGACCGCAACCGCTAAGCTCGCGGAGGCTAGCCAGGCCGCCGATGAGTCGGAACG AATACGCAAGGCGCTGGAGAACCGAACCAACATGGAGGACGATCGCGTCGCCATTTTGGAAGCCCAACTCTCACAGGCAAAACTCATCGCCGAGGAGTCGGACAAGAAATACGAAGAG GTAGCTCGTAAGCTGGCCATGGTTGAGGCTGACCTGGAGCGCGCGGAAGAACGCGCCGAATCTGGTGAATC CAAAATCGTCGAGCTTGAAGAAGAGCTCCGCGTTGTCGGTAACAACCTGAAATCCCTGGAAGTCTCTGAGGAGAAG GCCAACCAACGTGAAGAGGAGTACAAAAATCAGATCAAAACCCTCACCACCCGCCTAAAGGAG GCTGAAGCTCGTGCTGAATTTGCCGAGCGCTCTGTCCAGAAACTCCAGAAGGAGGTCGACAGGCTTgaag ATGACCTGATCAACGAGAAGGAGAAGTTCAATGACATCGGAGACGACATCGACGACACTGTCGTGGAACTGATTCCGGGGGTGGACATGACGGAGCGGCAAGTGGAAGCGGCGAAGAGAGCGCTCGAGAAAAAGATGAACGCTCCAGCCCCACCACCGAAGGAGCCTACTCCTCCCCCACCGCCGCCCAAGGAACCGACTCCTCCTCCTCCACCACCACCCAAGGAGCCTACACCTCCTCCTCCTCCCCCGGCGGAGCCTGCTCCCGAGCCCGCCCCGGAACCCGCACCCGCACCAGAACCTGCACCCGCTCCTGCCGAGGGTGAATCGGCTCCGGCTGCAGATCCACCGGCCGAAGGCGCCCCTGAGGCCGCGGCTCCAGCTGAATAA